In Zunongwangia profunda SM-A87, the following proteins share a genomic window:
- a CDS encoding vanadium-dependent haloperoxidase, which produces MKKVLVLLLTISLFTGCADEKSASKESVAISANNYHEALDKITNIMVHDIFSPPVASRIYSYSNLAAYEIVAQHNPEMNSLTKTINADIEIPVLDTTKAIDYRMAALIAQLEIGKTLIFSEVEISDYSDSLFVNWKKNNEEIFINSEAYGMLVANVFKQWIDKDNYKQTRTMPKFSVYTEDVSRWQPTPPAYMDGIEPHWMKIRPFTLDSASQFKPKSHPEFSMEEGSQFYKELMEVYDVRNQMEETGNKSEEMAIAKFWDCNPYVSTQRGHLMFATKKITPGGHWIGITKVACNKANLDFDKTVYAYTTTSMAIADAFISCWDEKYRSNLVRPETLINKFIDDQWKPVLQTPPFPEYTSGHSVVSGASAEVLSKLFGDQFQFLDDTEVPYGLPKREYASFRNAAKEAALSRLYGGIHYRAAIENGLDQGISLGKHVINTLEVKTL; this is translated from the coding sequence ATGAAAAAAGTTCTAGTATTACTTTTAACGATATCGTTATTCACAGGATGTGCCGATGAAAAAAGCGCATCTAAAGAATCTGTTGCGATAAGTGCGAATAATTATCACGAAGCTTTAGATAAGATCACCAACATCATGGTGCATGATATATTCTCTCCACCGGTAGCAAGCCGAATTTACTCCTATTCTAATCTTGCTGCTTACGAAATTGTAGCGCAGCATAATCCGGAAATGAATTCATTAACAAAAACTATAAATGCAGATATAGAAATCCCTGTATTAGATACAACGAAAGCTATCGATTATAGAATGGCCGCTTTAATCGCACAATTGGAAATTGGAAAAACACTTATTTTTTCTGAAGTTGAAATTAGCGATTACAGCGATAGTTTATTTGTAAACTGGAAAAAAAATAATGAGGAAATCTTTATTAACTCTGAAGCTTACGGCATGCTGGTAGCGAATGTTTTTAAGCAATGGATTGATAAAGACAATTACAAACAAACGCGAACAATGCCCAAATTTTCGGTGTATACTGAAGATGTTTCCAGGTGGCAACCTACCCCACCCGCCTATATGGATGGGATAGAACCGCACTGGATGAAAATAAGGCCTTTTACCTTAGACTCTGCTTCACAATTTAAACCAAAAAGCCATCCTGAATTTTCTATGGAAGAAGGTTCACAGTTTTACAAAGAATTGATGGAGGTTTACGATGTGAGAAACCAGATGGAAGAAACAGGAAACAAATCTGAAGAAATGGCGATTGCTAAATTTTGGGATTGCAATCCTTATGTTTCTACACAACGTGGACATTTAATGTTTGCCACCAAAAAAATTACACCGGGTGGTCATTGGATTGGTATCACGAAAGTGGCTTGTAACAAGGCCAATCTAGACTTCGATAAAACCGTTTATGCGTATACTACTACGAGTATGGCAATTGCTGATGCTTTTATTAGCTGTTGGGATGAAAAGTATCGTAGTAATCTTGTACGCCCTGAAACATTGATCAATAAATTTATCGACGACCAGTGGAAACCGGTTTTACAAACGCCACCGTTCCCAGAGTATACCAGTGGTCACTCTGTAGTAAGTGGAGCTTCGGCAGAGGTCTTATCAAAACTATTTGGAGACCAATTTCAGTTTTTAGACGATACTGAAGTTCCTTATGGATTACCAAAACGGGAATATGCCTCTTTTAGAAATGCAGCCAAAGAAGCGGCTTTAAGTAGACTATATGGTGGCATTCATTACCGGGCGGCTATAGAAAATGGTTTAGATCAGGGAATATCTCTGGGTAAACATGTGATTAATACGCTAGAGGTAAAAACGCTATAA
- a CDS encoding VCBS repeat-containing protein yields the protein MKKLGYILIFAVLAACSKNEKVQETATPPLFKELNTQITNLDFINTLTPTDSLNILDYLYYYNGGGIAIGDINNDSLPDIFLTGNQVANKLFLNKGNLQFEDITATAGVAGNSDWNTGTAIVDINGDGLLDIYVCAVVGINGLKGKNELFINNGDGTFTEKAADFGLDFQNYSTNVAFFDYDNDGDLDMYLLNHAVHTVNTYGPADIRKKRNERSGDKLLRNDGTHFTDVSEEAGIYGGPNGYGLGIATADFNNDGFTDIYISNDFHEDDFYYLNNGDGTFTESLKSKFGHTSRFSMGSDAADVNNDGFLDILTLDMLPDDEKVIKASMGDDSPDIHKMKIERLHYHEQFSRNMLQVNQGGQYFQDLGLISGLAATDWSWSALFADYDLDGIQDVFISTGIPKRPNDYDYIKYVSNNQVQKELTKGNKIDKKAIQMMPSGAVANRIFKGSKNLNFKDRSGNWISKDSIMSTGSAYADFDNDGDLDIITNNINAPARIYENLITKNNKNFLKIKLKYKAPNIQGIGSKAIAYQNGNRQIKQLFTTRGFQSASEAILHFGFPDTTKIDSLFIIWPDNSVQKLSNLKLGKSLYMTSKENLEKVNYAELFPRNRPWFSKIDSLPGLDYEHKENRYQDFDRQKLIPYQISDRGPAVVVKDINGDAKEDIFFGSAKFEKSAIYFQTKNGFEKQSISALENDAPSEDISAIIEDFDHNGENDLLVISGGGEYYGENKALLDRLYLQQDKKFSKVEFPEYFENGSVVKAADYDNDGDLDLFIGSAAVSNDFGNIPQSFLLKNDNGSFSIDKENNLGKIGMVTDAIWTDFDKDGQIDLIVVGEWMAPKFYKNQKGKLISYKIDHHLKGLWQSIAEFDIDGDGDKDYLLGNWGLNTKLKANRDNPLKMYYLDFDANGSTETILAQEKNGNYYPVNGLDMLVGQLAYLRKKFTDYKSFAGKTIEEIFDKEQLEKAEILKVETLASGYLLNENGNFSFKAFKNPLQVAPITVFLEHDFNKDGKTEVLVGGNYFGTIPYHGKFDQLAGIMLQSVDTLMEAKDLGINFTQKAVISFNILNLEDREYLLVTYNNNKPEVYKLN from the coding sequence ATGAAAAAACTTGGGTACATATTGATTTTTGCTGTTTTAGCGGCCTGCTCTAAAAACGAAAAAGTTCAGGAAACCGCCACTCCTCCCCTTTTTAAAGAATTAAACACTCAAATCACTAATCTTGATTTCATTAATACACTTACGCCAACCGATAGTCTTAATATTTTAGATTACCTGTATTATTATAATGGCGGGGGCATTGCAATTGGCGATATTAATAACGATAGCCTGCCGGATATTTTTCTTACAGGAAATCAGGTTGCCAATAAATTATTTTTGAATAAAGGAAACCTGCAATTTGAAGACATCACAGCAACTGCCGGAGTCGCCGGAAATTCAGATTGGAACACCGGTACAGCAATTGTCGATATCAACGGTGATGGACTTTTAGATATATATGTTTGCGCTGTTGTAGGCATTAACGGACTAAAAGGGAAAAATGAACTTTTTATCAATAATGGTGACGGAACTTTTACCGAAAAAGCAGCCGATTTTGGTTTAGACTTTCAAAATTATAGCACCAACGTCGCATTTTTCGATTATGACAATGATGGTGATTTGGATATGTACTTATTGAATCATGCTGTACACACTGTAAACACTTATGGCCCTGCTGATATTCGAAAAAAAAGAAATGAAAGAAGCGGTGATAAATTACTGAGAAACGATGGAACCCATTTTACCGATGTCAGTGAAGAAGCTGGAATTTATGGTGGACCAAATGGTTACGGACTTGGAATTGCGACAGCTGATTTTAATAATGATGGATTTACCGATATTTATATTAGTAATGACTTTCATGAAGATGATTTTTACTATCTGAATAATGGTGATGGAACGTTTACCGAAAGCCTTAAATCTAAATTTGGGCACACCAGCCGGTTTTCTATGGGAAGCGATGCTGCTGATGTAAACAATGATGGATTTTTGGATATTCTCACTTTAGACATGTTACCTGATGATGAAAAAGTTATCAAAGCGAGTATGGGTGACGATTCCCCAGACATTCATAAAATGAAAATCGAAAGGCTACATTATCACGAGCAGTTTAGCCGTAATATGCTCCAAGTAAATCAGGGTGGTCAATACTTCCAGGATTTAGGTTTAATTAGCGGTCTTGCCGCTACCGATTGGAGCTGGAGCGCACTCTTTGCAGATTATGATTTAGACGGAATACAGGATGTTTTTATTTCAACGGGAATTCCAAAACGCCCAAATGATTATGATTATATAAAATATGTCTCCAATAATCAGGTTCAAAAAGAACTCACTAAAGGGAATAAAATCGATAAAAAAGCAATCCAGATGATGCCTTCCGGGGCAGTAGCAAACCGTATCTTTAAAGGTAGCAAGAACCTGAATTTTAAAGACCGTTCTGGCAACTGGATCTCTAAAGATAGTATTATGAGTACCGGCTCGGCTTATGCCGATTTCGATAATGATGGTGATCTGGATATTATTACCAATAACATCAATGCACCCGCAAGGATTTATGAAAATTTAATCACTAAAAACAATAAGAATTTTCTAAAAATAAAACTTAAATATAAAGCTCCAAATATTCAGGGTATTGGGAGTAAAGCAATTGCTTATCAAAATGGAAACCGACAAATAAAACAATTATTCACCACTCGCGGCTTTCAATCGGCTTCAGAAGCAATATTGCACTTTGGTTTTCCTGATACAACAAAAATCGATTCCCTTTTCATTATATGGCCAGACAATTCGGTTCAAAAATTATCGAATCTTAAGCTGGGTAAAAGCCTTTACATGACCTCAAAAGAGAACCTTGAAAAGGTGAATTATGCCGAGTTATTCCCGAGGAATAGGCCATGGTTTAGTAAAATCGATTCTTTACCTGGATTAGATTACGAACATAAAGAAAATCGCTATCAGGATTTTGATCGCCAGAAATTAATTCCTTATCAAATTTCAGATCGTGGACCAGCCGTTGTTGTAAAGGATATTAATGGGGATGCAAAAGAAGATATTTTCTTCGGAAGTGCGAAATTCGAAAAATCAGCGATATATTTTCAAACTAAAAATGGCTTTGAAAAACAATCAATTTCGGCTTTAGAAAACGACGCCCCTTCCGAAGATATTTCTGCAATTATTGAAGATTTTGATCACAATGGGGAAAATGACCTGCTTGTAATTTCCGGTGGTGGAGAATATTATGGCGAAAACAAGGCTTTATTAGACCGATTATATCTTCAACAGGATAAAAAATTCAGTAAAGTTGAATTCCCGGAATATTTTGAAAATGGTAGTGTTGTAAAAGCAGCCGATTATGATAATGATGGTGACTTGGATCTCTTTATTGGTAGTGCAGCGGTTTCTAATGATTTTGGTAACATTCCACAGTCTTTTTTATTAAAAAATGATAATGGAAGTTTCAGTATTGATAAAGAAAATAACCTGGGGAAAATCGGGATGGTTACCGATGCGATCTGGACTGATTTTGATAAGGACGGGCAAATCGATCTTATCGTAGTTGGAGAATGGATGGCACCCAAGTTCTATAAAAATCAAAAAGGAAAACTTATAAGCTATAAAATCGACCATCACTTAAAAGGCTTATGGCAAAGCATTGCTGAATTTGACATAGATGGTGATGGAGATAAAGATTATTTACTGGGGAATTGGGGATTAAATACAAAATTAAAAGCAAACAGGGACAATCCGCTTAAAATGTATTATCTTGATTTTGATGCGAACGGAAGTACAGAAACCATTCTCGCTCAGGAAAAAAACGGAAATTATTATCCTGTGAATGGTTTAGATATGTTGGTAGGACAATTAGCTTATTTAAGGAAAAAATTCACCGATTATAAAAGTTTTGCAGGAAAAACTATCGAAGAAATTTTTGATAAAGAGCAGCTGGAAAAAGCTGAAATTTTGAAAGTAGAAACCTTGGCTTCTGGATATTTACTAAATGAAAATGGGAATTTTAGTTTTAAAGCGTTTAAAAATCCGTTGCAAGTAGCCCCAATAACCGTATTTTTAGAACACGATTTTAATAAAGATGGTAAAACAGAAGTACTTGTTGGTGGTAATTACTTTGGTACCATACCATACCACGGCAAATTCGATCAGCTCGCCGGCATTATGCTACAGTCTGTCGACACTTTAATGGAAGCCAAAGATCTTGGTATTAATTTTACGCAAAAAGCAGTAATTAGTTTCAATATACTAAATTTGGAAGATAGGGAATACCTATTAGTGACCTATAACAACAATAAACCAGAAGTTTATAAACTGAACTAA
- a CDS encoding VCBS repeat-containing protein — protein MNKLLSITGLSFSKHLGIVVLFCFLYSCKKDADTQHEKPIDFLFTEMPADSTGIYFINQVKNEKEFNIFRYRNFYNGAGVGIGDINNDGLPDVYLTSNMGKNKLYLNQGNFKFKDISETSGSQGDRSWSTGVTMVDINNDGLLDIYVCNAGNIEGEDRNNELFINNGDLTFTEKASEYNLNENGFTTHAAFFDYDLDGDLDVYILNNSFIPVASLGYNNKRDLRAKDWNLPDVFKGGGDKLLRNDNGKFTDVSEEAGIYGSLIGFGLGVTIGDINNDMLPDIYVSNDFYERDYLYINNGDGSFREDIKNQVSHLSLSSMGADMADINNDGLPEIFVTDMLPEADERLKNTSEFERFDLYKLKEDRDFFHQYMQNSLQLNNGNNSFSEIAFYSGVAQTDWSWGALIFDMDNDGYKDIYVSNGIYHDLTNQDFMDFFANDILQQMVLTGQKKEFDSILSEMPSTPIPNYAFKNNGDLSFSNVTEDWGFGKPSFSNGSAYGDLDNDGDLDIIVNNVNMDLFVYRNETNKKRNHNWTKIQLKGSNKNTFAIGSKVIVYTKEKQLTQQLIPTRGFQSSADYSLTFGLGPYKKIDSIRVIWPDKTSSLKTGVDSNKPVVFDQEESEKYNLPESQSEQYFKEIVSNFKPHQEDNYVDYDYEGLINKMLSREGPAIAVADINNDGNDDFYIAGARNQSGVLYLQQADGKFSQSILDDTENSKLVEETGAIFIDVDNDDFKDLIIISGGNNIYAEKEQYETRIYLNDGKGNFSKANSALPINNQNAAVIAANDLDNNGRTDFFIGYRSKPGVYGVNPKHQLLKNEGNGNFKTLDTSILDNLGMITDAKWTDIDNDGKAELIITGDWMATAIFKFKDGKLIKLNSNLDEYSGAWNSIHVADINNDGLADLILGNRGTNSFYNASKEAPVKLYINDFDNNGTVEQIFTQRIEDKDVPIHLRRELSGQISSVKKQNLKFSEYATKSIDQLFSKEVLDKALVKEIRSFKSIIAINKGNGNFDIKEMPAKAQFSSIHAIESLDVNNDGNLDIIIAGNDYDLKPQFSRLDANYGLVLINDGNGNFRAESSEKTGLFFKGQVRDLKIIQNKKGERYLLVGINNEKPKLYKLQ, from the coding sequence ATGAATAAATTATTATCGATTACAGGTTTATCCTTCTCCAAACATTTAGGTATCGTAGTGCTATTTTGTTTTTTATATAGCTGTAAAAAAGATGCTGATACTCAACATGAGAAACCTATAGATTTTTTATTTACAGAAATGCCAGCGGATTCTACCGGCATTTATTTCATCAATCAGGTTAAAAACGAAAAAGAATTCAATATTTTCAGATACCGTAATTTTTATAACGGTGCCGGAGTAGGAATAGGAGATATTAATAATGATGGTCTTCCCGATGTGTATCTTACTTCAAATATGGGTAAGAACAAACTATATCTTAATCAGGGCAATTTTAAGTTTAAAGATATTTCTGAAACATCAGGTTCGCAGGGAGATAGATCCTGGTCTACCGGGGTAACAATGGTAGATATCAATAATGATGGTTTACTAGATATTTATGTTTGTAATGCTGGGAACATTGAAGGTGAAGACCGTAACAATGAGCTTTTTATCAATAACGGGGATCTTACTTTTACAGAAAAAGCTTCTGAATACAACTTGAATGAAAATGGTTTCACTACCCATGCTGCTTTTTTTGACTATGATCTGGATGGTGATTTAGATGTTTATATCCTAAATAATAGTTTTATTCCTGTTGCCAGTCTTGGTTATAACAACAAAAGGGATCTGCGTGCTAAGGATTGGAATTTACCTGATGTTTTTAAAGGTGGTGGAGATAAACTATTACGAAATGATAATGGAAAATTTACGGATGTTAGCGAAGAAGCCGGCATCTATGGGAGTCTTATTGGTTTTGGCCTTGGAGTAACTATTGGCGATATAAATAATGATATGCTTCCAGATATTTATGTTTCTAATGATTTTTACGAACGTGATTACCTGTATATCAATAATGGGGACGGAAGTTTTCGAGAGGACATCAAAAATCAGGTATCGCATTTAAGTCTATCTTCAATGGGAGCAGATATGGCAGATATCAACAACGATGGATTACCTGAAATTTTTGTAACCGATATGCTTCCCGAAGCAGATGAACGCTTAAAAAACACCAGTGAATTTGAACGTTTTGATCTCTATAAATTAAAGGAAGACCGAGATTTTTTTCACCAGTACATGCAAAACAGCTTGCAATTAAATAATGGCAATAACAGCTTTTCTGAGATTGCTTTTTATAGTGGTGTGGCACAAACAGATTGGAGCTGGGGCGCTTTAATTTTCGATATGGATAATGATGGTTATAAGGATATTTATGTGAGTAACGGCATATACCATGATCTTACCAATCAAGACTTTATGGATTTTTTTGCGAATGATATTCTTCAGCAGATGGTACTCACTGGTCAAAAAAAAGAATTTGATTCTATTTTAAGCGAAATGCCAAGTACTCCTATTCCCAACTATGCCTTTAAAAATAATGGTGATTTAAGCTTTTCTAATGTTACAGAAGATTGGGGATTTGGTAAACCTAGTTTTTCTAATGGATCAGCTTACGGAGATTTGGATAACGACGGAGATCTGGATATTATCGTAAATAATGTGAACATGGATCTATTTGTTTACCGCAACGAAACAAATAAAAAGAGAAATCATAACTGGACTAAAATCCAGCTAAAAGGCAGTAACAAAAACACCTTCGCCATTGGTAGTAAAGTGATCGTATATACCAAAGAAAAACAGTTAACGCAACAGCTCATTCCTACTCGTGGATTTCAATCCTCCGCAGATTACAGCCTCACTTTTGGCCTGGGACCTTATAAAAAAATAGATTCCATTCGTGTAATTTGGCCTGATAAAACTTCTTCTTTAAAAACCGGTGTTGATAGTAATAAACCTGTGGTTTTCGATCAGGAAGAATCTGAAAAATATAATCTTCCAGAATCGCAATCTGAGCAATATTTTAAAGAAATCGTATCCAATTTCAAACCGCACCAAGAAGATAATTATGTAGACTATGATTACGAAGGTCTTATTAATAAAATGCTCTCCCGGGAAGGGCCTGCAATCGCCGTTGCCGATATCAATAATGACGGAAACGATGATTTTTATATTGCTGGCGCCAGAAACCAGTCGGGTGTGCTTTATCTTCAGCAAGCCGATGGTAAATTTTCACAAAGCATTTTGGACGACACTGAAAATTCAAAACTTGTTGAAGAAACCGGCGCAATTTTTATTGATGTTGATAATGATGATTTTAAAGATCTTATTATAATTTCTGGAGGAAATAATATTTATGCTGAAAAAGAACAGTATGAAACTCGAATTTATCTAAACGACGGTAAAGGGAATTTCAGTAAGGCCAATTCGGCACTACCTATTAATAATCAAAATGCGGCGGTTATCGCAGCCAACGATCTTGATAATAACGGAAGAACTGATTTTTTTATTGGGTACCGTAGTAAACCCGGAGTTTATGGTGTAAATCCAAAACATCAATTGCTTAAAAATGAAGGAAACGGTAATTTTAAAACTTTAGATACGTCCATTTTAGATAATCTAGGAATGATTACCGATGCCAAATGGACCGATATTGATAATGACGGCAAAGCAGAATTGATCATTACGGGAGACTGGATGGCAACGGCTATTTTTAAATTTAAAGACGGAAAATTAATTAAATTAAACTCTAATCTTGATGAATATTCAGGGGCATGGAATAGCATACATGTGGCTGATATAAACAATGATGGTCTAGCAGATTTAATTTTGGGGAATCGGGGCACCAATTCTTTTTATAATGCCAGCAAAGAAGCTCCTGTTAAATTGTACATCAATGATTTTGATAATAACGGTACTGTAGAGCAGATTTTTACACAACGAATTGAGGATAAAGATGTTCCTATACATTTACGCCGAGAGCTATCAGGGCAGATTTCTTCAGTAAAAAAGCAAAACCTAAAATTCTCTGAATATGCCACAAAATCTATAGATCAGTTATTTTCCAAAGAAGTTTTGGACAAAGCTTTAGTAAAGGAAATTAGAAGCTTTAAGAGTATTATTGCAATCAACAAGGGGAATGGAAATTTTGACATTAAGGAAATGCCAGCCAAAGCACAATTTAGTTCTATTCATGCAATCGAAAGCCTTGATGTAAATAATGATGGTAATTTGGATATAATTATCGCGGGTAATGATTACGATCTAAAACCTCAGTTTTCAAGATTAGATGCTAATTACGGACTTGTTTTAATCAATGACGGAAATGGTAATTTTAGAGCGGAATCTTCAGAAAAAACCGGCTTATTTTTTAAAGGACAGGTTCGGGATCTAAAAATTATTCAAAATAAAAAAGGTGAAAGGTACCTGTTGGTAGGAATTAACAACGAAAAACCAAAACTGTACAAACTCCAGTAA
- a CDS encoding RagB/SusD family nutrient uptake outer membrane protein — protein sequence MAKLYLNKFIYYGETSASPEDMNAVIEHVNAVMNEGFALQNGFFEIFEPEVTEADTEIVFRVKYGADARMWSTLHYNQTTPDNTGGGWNGFSTLAEFYDLFEGDPQINTPGSGQEERRGAVPLSGDEPGTNIGHGFLINQQYAMDGSKLTDRAGNPLVFTKQLPGLIGNNERNGIRVLKYHPSDGAYPNNLIVFRYADAHLMKAEAVMRGGNANQSALELVNQLRTIRDASPLSSLSEQDLLDERGRELYIEFCRRQDQIRFGTFNSSWELKDNTEEFRVLFPIPSVALTSNPNLAQNPGY from the coding sequence ATGGCTAAATTGTATTTGAATAAATTCATTTATTATGGGGAAACCAGTGCTTCTCCAGAAGATATGAATGCAGTTATCGAACATGTAAATGCTGTAATGAATGAAGGTTTTGCTCTTCAAAATGGTTTTTTTGAAATTTTTGAACCTGAGGTAACCGAAGCTGATACAGAAATTGTATTTAGAGTTAAGTATGGAGCAGATGCCAGAATGTGGTCTACTCTTCATTATAATCAAACCACACCCGATAATACCGGAGGTGGATGGAACGGTTTTTCAACACTTGCAGAATTTTATGATCTATTTGAAGGCGATCCACAAATTAACACTCCTGGGTCTGGACAGGAAGAACGTAGAGGCGCTGTTCCACTTAGTGGTGATGAACCGGGCACTAATATCGGACATGGATTCCTAATTAACCAGCAATATGCTATGGATGGATCAAAATTAACTGATAGGGCTGGTAATCCATTGGTTTTCACCAAACAGTTACCGGGTTTAATCGGGAATAATGAAAGAAATGGAATTCGCGTATTAAAATATCACCCCTCAGATGGAGCATACCCAAATAACCTGATTGTATTTCGATATGCCGATGCTCATCTCATGAAAGCTGAAGCTGTAATGCGTGGTGGAAATGCGAACCAATCTGCATTAGAACTTGTAAACCAATTAAGAACGATTAGGGATGCTTCTCCCCTTTCAAGCCTAAGCGAACAAGATTTGCTGGATGAAAGAGGTCGCGAACTTTATATAGAATTTTGTAGAAGACAGGATCAAATTAGATTTGGAACTTTTAACTCTAGCTGGGAGCTTAAAGACAATACTGAAGAGTTTAGAGTTTTGTTCCCCATTCCTTCTGTAGCTTTAACTTCAAACCCAAATTTAGCTCAGAATCCGGGCTATTAG